In Pleurodeles waltl isolate 20211129_DDA chromosome 5, aPleWal1.hap1.20221129, whole genome shotgun sequence, the DNA window ATTCAAAGACACAAAGCACTACTAAATGCTGTCACGTGCCAGACCCAAATAAATCACAATAGAACCTGAAATCCATTATGGGTTGCACTTGCTTACAAGTGGCGTGCATGTAAGTATAGGTTACAAATGTGAAAAACTAAATATCGTAGAAATATTATTTATAAAACCTGTTCATGCCTCTTGAACAGCATTATGTGGAGGTATTCTCATtgaccttttcttctttttcctaggTCATAAATGACAGGATTTCTTCATTTTTCACTTTGAAAGCAGAGAATACTATTTACACAGTGCTGAGCTGTTGCAAAGCCATCCTTTCAAATCCAGCCCTCACTGTAGTATACACAGCAAAGTGTGAGCTAATGGTAGAGCTTTTAAGCAGGCTATGTCATGTGGCCTGTCAACAGCTGATCTCTGTGCATCCCCTCATACCACAGGTATTTGATGTTCTTAATCTTACTTTTAGTCAATACCTATTGATCCAAAGGCAGCAAGTCAATGTCCATCGGGTGTTCGGACACATGATTGAACACTTACTTCAGCACTGCCTGCTCCTGAGGCATCTGTTATCTTCAAGAACTTGGGTGAGGGACGAGGACTCCAAGATACGCCATCAGTTGTCCAAGGATATCCGAAACAAACTTGAAGCTGTCCTGCTCAGTGGACTTTTTCAGGCTGAGCTTGTGTCATTTTACAAAGAGGAACTTCTGTTGGGCAAAGAGCAAGTTGATAAAAGAGGATCCATCAAAAACATATTTGCACCTGTTCACACCCTTCTAAATAAGCTCTTTGATTTCAATGACTGTGAAGAATGTATTTGCACAGATGTGGTTGCCAATTCCGTGCCACTGCTTTACAAACTCTTTTTGAACTCTTATTGCAAGGAGGGAAATCAACTAATATGCTTTTACATGGTGGCTAGGCTTTTTGATTGTGTCCAGATCACTCACCAAGTTGAGACAGGTGGAAGATTGCCCTTGCTGAACTGGAACTTGTCTCTACATGCTGCAGAACAGTTATTGAACTATGTACTTGACCATGATATTTACAATATTGCTGTGGATCGGATACAACACGAAGAGACCCAGTTCAAATTTTATCGCAAACTGGCTGAGATACTGGTGAACAACTCACAGCCTTCTGTTCCTGCCTGGTTTCGATGTCTGAGAGCCTTGGTCTTGTTAAACCACCTTATCGTTGAGCCAGATTTGGATGACATAATATCGTCTGCTTGGATTGATGCAAACATCACTGAAATACGTGTACGGAAGGCCCAGGAAGTCTTGATCACCACACTGTTTCAGACCTACACGAAATTGCGACAGTTTCCTAAGTTGTTTGAGGAGGTTCTGGATGTAATATGTCGCCCTGCAGCTGAAGACTTAAGGGAGCCGATCTTGTGGTACAGTCTGCCCTTGATGGTCAGTGAGTGTCTACTAGAATTGCCACCCAATCAACTTCTGGATATTTGGGAGTCAGTACTGTTAAAGTGCAGCACCCTAATCCTCCCTGATATTAAAGATGATTCAGATATGTCTCTAAAGTTGCTCTCCATGAGTtcaatattgcattttattttgtttaatatgAAAAGCTTAGATAATACCACCCCTGTGCCAGTCATCCACCGCACTTGGAAACTGATGGAGAAGATCCTAAAAGATCTAATAAGACCTTTGCTGAATCTTCATCAGGGTTACTTTGCTAAAGAAATACCCCCGCTATGGCTTGAGAAAGCGAGCGATTCAGCTCTCCTCCTCTCCCACACATGGGTAGAAGTCAACACAGTGCTTACTTTGAACTGTAGCAAGTATGATTCAGCAGTTGGTGATTGGGCTATACCAGCAATCATTCCAATGAAGAGCTGGGATTTTACCATCCTTATTCCTGATGTACATTGTTGGAAGAATGTAGTCAAGAATTCATGTCAGGTGAATTCGATGAGTAAGTATTGCCTAGAGCTGCTATCCcttcagaaaatgaaaaaaatcctcATGCAGTTCGACATTTCTTCTGAAACTAGTTGTCAAAGCTTACAGAATGCAGCATCTTTCATTTTTCATTCGGGCACTATATGTTTAATGGATGGGCAGCATGACTCCTGGAGTTGTTCTGCAAGTTCAGTAAATCCTAGAAATTACCCTGTTGCACACTGGCACCTTATTATCTCGCATCTCTCAGTACTTGTCCCATATATTCCAACGGATGTCCTACACTCTGTTGCAGATGTGCTTCTACAAACTTGGCTATCAGCAGAAGTAGCAAACAACTTAGAAAGTCCCAATCTTTGTGCCACCATTGAAAACGTGTCTGTGAACTTActacacagctctgattggcttgaAATCTGTGGATTGCGCTGCGCCATCCTGACCTGCTTGATTCGGGAGTGTGCTCAAATAATCTGTAATAACAAGGAAGATGTCTTGTGTGATGTGCTCATACAGCTCTCAATGAACATAGAACACTGGAAGAATGGATCTTCTTTTAGTAAGCTCACTTTAGACGTGGACCTTGATTGTGAGGAACGTCCTTTAAAAAATGTACTATCTGTATCTTGGGAGACCATGAAAAGTGTGTCTGAAAGCATTTTGTTGTCCTCTAAAAAAGGCTCCTCTATTTTCTTGGATGAAGATCAACTAACACACCTGGACAGCCTTTTAAACATAATTTACAAATTGAAACCAGATAGTTTTATGCCTGTTGATCTCGTTCGATGCTTTCTTTTGCTGCTGTCCTTGGCTGCAAGAGTGAGAGGTACTAGTTCTTGCACTAAAACAAAAACTCTTCAGTTTCATAAGAAGAACTTTCACCTGTTGACTCTTTTACAAAGTGCAAATTATGCCGTCTACTTGTTCAAAACTGTGCATGCAAGTGACTTTCTAAAAATGGTTATGGACTCCCTTTTTGCAGCAAGCAACGACTTTTGTGCCTGGGAGCAGAGCCACGACTGGTTTGATTTACTATTGACCACTCAGATGTACTTTgagcatttttttcaaaatatcctCAACCGAAAGCAAAGTCTTCTTATTAATGTGGAGAAATGTTCTTACTTTCTGGCAAACTGCAGACCATATTTGGAGACTACATCAAAGAAAAAATCTAAACAGTGGAGCCAACAGGCTGGGCAACTTCTTATTGTAGCTTTAGGCAGCATGTGCAGAGTTACAGTTCCTTATCTCCAGAAACAGGTCGATGAATCAACTTCAGAAACTGTAGCCACACTGCTTCAGGGAACAATTCATCAAATGGGA includes these proteins:
- the URB2 gene encoding unhealthy ribosome biogenesis protein 2 homolog isoform X2, encoding MVELLSRLCHVACQQLISVHPLIPQVFDVLNLTFSQYLLIQRQQVNVHRVFGHMIEHLLQHCLLLRHLLSSRTWVRDEDSKIRHQLSKDIRNKLEAVLLSGLFQAELVSFYKEELLLGKEQVDKRGSIKNIFAPVHTLLNKLFDFNDCEECICTDVVANSVPLLYKLFLNSYCKEGNQLICFYMVARLFDCVQITHQVETGGRLPLLNWNLSLHAAEQLLNYVLDHDIYNIAVDRIQHEETQFKFYRKLAEILVNNSQPSVPAWFRCLRALVLLNHLIVEPDLDDIISSAWIDANITEIRVRKAQEVLITTLFQTYTKLRQFPKLFEEVLDVICRPAAEDLREPILWYSLPLMVSECLLELPPNQLLDIWESVLLKCSTLILPDIKDDSDMSLKLLSMSSILHFILFNMKSLDNTTPVPVIHRTWKLMEKILKDLIRPLLNLHQGYFAKEIPPLWLEKASDSALLLSHTWVEVNTVLTLNCSKYDSAVGDWAIPAIIPMKSWDFTILIPDVHCWKNVVKNSCQVNSMSKYCLELLSLQKMKKILMQFDISSETSCQSLQNAASFIFHSGTICLMDGQHDSWSCSASSVNPRNYPVAHWHLIISHLSVLVPYIPTDVLHSVADVLLQTWLSAEVANNLESPNLCATIENVSVNLLHSSDWLEICGLRCAILTCLIRECAQIICNNKEDVLCDVLIQLSMNIEHWKNGSSFSKLTLDVDLDCEERPLKNVLSVSWETMKSVSESILLSSKKGSSIFLDEDQLTHLDSLLNIIYKLKPDSFMPVDLVRCFLLLLSLAARVRGTSSCTKTKTLQFHKKNFHLLTLLQSANYAVYLFKTVHASDFLKMVMDSLFAASNDFCAWEQSHDWFDLLLTTQMYFEHFFQNILNRKQSLLINVEKCSYFLANCRPYLETTSKKKSKQWSQQAGQLLIVALGSMCRVTVPYLQKQVDESTSETVATLLQGTIHQMGTVIHITLHETISQPLVPPFFVKCVTTLLETELSLVSYWSTTVRKSSNKNFDVCQHKVELQHTELYRVFYSQTVNVLQSIEEHFQFVKAALQFFTFYCSVPEEQQEKERTVTCIFSTLQKLLAGHWITIPIIQSLEPDLIGLLGQLLNTCAREEFCTMMKLVLHKIDVKNLWKKSVKEVLSAVTIVKLMISCQLSRDSEMRFWSTVPQIMTGLGLLTMEACHNQSLISVLTVPILDLVAYMLMKGEGILQSPHHVTLAFNILLSVSFDRLHQDDYYNVFHGSHKVLFSILQYHTKVMLRAVASFLNCFNRLVTSVMHEGRQGEKGAVSNFDVIVKCAQLVERMYAHIATKTEEFTVLSACIVSQYVNELQKVTLHPEVKKHLSEGIYNILDICLEQDIRFLNSSSDIGVRELFQDIYNDYTRYHKLKHLGEEKYTA
- the URB2 gene encoding unhealthy ribosome biogenesis protein 2 homolog isoform X1 is translated as MAALYSGIHLKLKSPRTSWQDKLKIAHFAWISEQCFVPNKEQVLLDWVSHALTGNNSKKLDLDDGVVEKLWAYFDSIVNSRKLKQLLKEGKTINLRFAIAQVINDRISSFFTLKAENTIYTVLSCCKAILSNPALTVVYTAKCELMVELLSRLCHVACQQLISVHPLIPQVFDVLNLTFSQYLLIQRQQVNVHRVFGHMIEHLLQHCLLLRHLLSSRTWVRDEDSKIRHQLSKDIRNKLEAVLLSGLFQAELVSFYKEELLLGKEQVDKRGSIKNIFAPVHTLLNKLFDFNDCEECICTDVVANSVPLLYKLFLNSYCKEGNQLICFYMVARLFDCVQITHQVETGGRLPLLNWNLSLHAAEQLLNYVLDHDIYNIAVDRIQHEETQFKFYRKLAEILVNNSQPSVPAWFRCLRALVLLNHLIVEPDLDDIISSAWIDANITEIRVRKAQEVLITTLFQTYTKLRQFPKLFEEVLDVICRPAAEDLREPILWYSLPLMVSECLLELPPNQLLDIWESVLLKCSTLILPDIKDDSDMSLKLLSMSSILHFILFNMKSLDNTTPVPVIHRTWKLMEKILKDLIRPLLNLHQGYFAKEIPPLWLEKASDSALLLSHTWVEVNTVLTLNCSKYDSAVGDWAIPAIIPMKSWDFTILIPDVHCWKNVVKNSCQVNSMSKYCLELLSLQKMKKILMQFDISSETSCQSLQNAASFIFHSGTICLMDGQHDSWSCSASSVNPRNYPVAHWHLIISHLSVLVPYIPTDVLHSVADVLLQTWLSAEVANNLESPNLCATIENVSVNLLHSSDWLEICGLRCAILTCLIRECAQIICNNKEDVLCDVLIQLSMNIEHWKNGSSFSKLTLDVDLDCEERPLKNVLSVSWETMKSVSESILLSSKKGSSIFLDEDQLTHLDSLLNIIYKLKPDSFMPVDLVRCFLLLLSLAARVRGTSSCTKTKTLQFHKKNFHLLTLLQSANYAVYLFKTVHASDFLKMVMDSLFAASNDFCAWEQSHDWFDLLLTTQMYFEHFFQNILNRKQSLLINVEKCSYFLANCRPYLETTSKKKSKQWSQQAGQLLIVALGSMCRVTVPYLQKQVDESTSETVATLLQGTIHQMGTVIHITLHETISQPLVPPFFVKCVTTLLETELSLVSYWSTTVRKSSNKNFDVCQHKVELQHTELYRVFYSQTVNVLQSIEEHFQFVKAALQFFTFYCSVPEEQQEKERTVTCIFSTLQKLLAGHWITIPIIQSLEPDLIGLLGQLLNTCAREEFCTMMKLVLHKIDVKNLWKKSVKEVLSAVTIVKLMISCQLSRDSEMRFWSTVPQIMTGLGLLTMEACHNQSLISVLTVPILDLVAYMLMKGEGILQSPHHVTLAFNILLSVSFDRLHQDDYYNVFHGSHKVLFSILQYHTKVMLRAVASFLNCFNRLVTSVMHEGRQGEKGAVSNFDVIVKCAQLVERMYAHIATKTEEFTVLSACIVSQYVNELQKVTLHPEVKKHLSEGIYNILDICLEQDIRFLNSSSDIGVRELFQDIYNDYTRYHKLKHLGEEKYTA